The genome window GTAGCGCGTCTTGCCCTATATGCTTCGTAAAGCAATTCCGCCGATTTGGACCCGGTACTGGTGGCGGTGATGGCGGTGGAGGTCGGATGGTCGGTGAACAGAAAGAGGCAGGGGGCAGTATGGAAACCTGCCTTACGTTCCATGTGGTTCAGGCTGCCGCGTATCGGTCTGCCTAATTCGCACCGATGCGTCTGCCACAAGGGCGCCGACAATGGCCAGCAAGGCCACCAGCGCCAGCGGGATCGCCTGCCGTAAGGGTTGAGGGGCAAGGACGGGAACCTGCCCTACGCTCGCAACAGGTTGGTGCCACAATGCCGAAATGCGTAGGGTGGCTTCCCATAGACGCTGTAGGCGGGAGGGTGCGGGAACCTGCCCCTACTGGCTCCCACCGAAATGCCATACACTGCTCGATGTGCGTGGCACTTGACAGAAGCCCGTTCTTCCGCTACAATGGGAGTGAATTCTAACGTTGGAAATCCTCTCCAGCGGATGGCGCAGCAAGCAACAGCAAGAAGGCGGGCCTGATGCCAGCCGGAAAGGAGCGCGATGAAAGCCGTTGTGTACTACGAGCGGGCCGGTGGCGCGGTGGAAATCCGCGATGTCCCCATCCCCACCTTTGGCCCGGACGAATGCCTGGTCAAGGTGCGCTACTGCGGCGTCTGCGGCACCGAACTTCACCTGTTCCACGGGCAACTGAACTCCTTGGCCCATCCCCCCGTGATTCTGGGCCACGAGTGGTGCGGCGAAGTGGCGGAGGTTGGGGAGCGCGTGCAAGGGCTCCGGCCCGGCGACCGGGTGGTTTCGGAGACGGCGGCCTACACCTGCGGCACGTGTTCGTTCTGCCGTTCGGGTGAATATCACCTGTGTCCCCAGCGGCTGGGGTTTGGCTACGGGGTGGACGGCGCTTTCACGTCCTACGTTCGGGCGCGGGCCGTCTTGCTTCATCATGTCCCAGAAGAAGTTACAGATGAGGCGGCCGCCATGTGCGAGCCCATTTGCGTGGCCTACAACGCGCTGTTTGAGAAGAGCCGAATCCGCCCCGGCGACACGGTCGTGATTATCGGCCCGGGGCCGGTGGGCCTGTTTGCGCTGCAACTGGCGAGACTCGCGGGCGCGGGCACCGTGATGGTAACCGGCACGAGCAGGGACAAGGGACGTCTGGCGTTGGCGAAGCAACTCGGCGCCGATTTCACCGTGGTCGTGCCCGACGAGGACCCCGTGCCCCTGGTCCGTGGCGTTGGGGATGGGATGGGGGCGCATCTGGTGGTGGACTGCGCCGGCACTGGGCCTGCCGTGCAGCAGGCCATAGACCTGGTGAGGCGCAACGGCCAGATTACGAAGATCGGCTTCGCCCTCACGCCGCTGAACCTAACGCTGGACGAGATCGTAACGAGGGGCATCACGTTGCAGGGTTCTTTTAGCCACAATTGGAGAACGTGGGAGGCGGTACTTGAACTGTTGCGCCTGGGTCGCATTCAGACGGAGCCGATGCTCAGCGCGATCCTGCCCATCACATCCTGGCGCGAGGCCTTTGAGCAATTGGAATCGCAGCAGGCCGTGAAAATCCTGCTTCATCCGGTGGACTGAAGCGGCGCTTTTGCGTCCCGCCGCGGTATAAAGATTGAGTTGACGGAGGAAGCCAATGGAACCGAAGGTGCTGAAGAACTACGTCGGCGGCGAATGGGTGGCCTCGGAGGCGTCCGATGCGCGCGATGTCGTGAATCCGGCCACAGCCGAAGTCCTGGCCCGCGTGCCCATGTCCACGGCGCGGGAGGCTTGCGAAGCCGTGGATGCGGCGCAAGAGGCTTTCTGGGCCTGGCGCTGCACCCCGCCGATTACCCGCGCGCGTTACATGTTCCGCCTCAAGGCGCTCATGGAGGAGAACTTTGAGAAGATCGCCGAACTCAACACATTGGAGAACGGCAAGACGATTGACGAGTCGCGCGGGGAGGTGCGCCGCGCGATTGAGAACGTGGATGTGGCCTGTGGGATTCCGTCGCTGATGATGGGGTACAACGCGGAGGATATCGCGGAGGGGATTGATTCTTTCGCGCTGCGGCAGCCCCTGGGCGTCTTTGTCCACCTCGCGCCCTTCAATTTCCCGGCCATGGTCCCATATTGGTTTATTCCCTACGCGCTGGCAACCGGCAACACGTTTGTCCTGAAGCCGTCCAGCCAGACCCCGATGACGCAGAATCTCTTGGCGCGCTTGTTGGAAGAGACCGAACTCCCGGAAGGCGTGTTCAACCTGGTGAACGGTTCGGCGGAGGTGGCGGAAGCCCTCATGTCGCACCCGAAAGTCAAGGGGGTTACGTTTGTCGGGTCCACGCCGGTAGGGAAGCACGTGTATGCGTTCAGCGCGAAATATGGCAAGCGCGCCATCGTTCAGGGAGGCGCGAAAAACTTCCTGGTGGTCATGCCCGACGCGGACATTCCCCGCACCGTTGCGGCCATCCTGACCTCGGCGTTCGGTTGCGCCGGCCAGCGATGCCTGGCGGGCTCGGTGATTCTGGCCGTAGGTAAAGCGTATGACGATCTGGTTCCGCTTTTGGTGGAGGCCGCGTCGCGCCTCAAGGTGGGGTACGGTTTGGATCAGGCTACCCAGATGGGGCCGGTGGTTTCCGCGGCGGCCAGGGACAAGGTCGTCGGATACATTGACGTGGGCGTGGCCGAGGGCGCTCGTTTGCTGTTGGACGGGCGCGGCGTCGTGGTTCCCGGCTACGAGAAGGGGTGCTTTGTCGGCCCCACGATCTTTGACCGCGTTACGCCGGAGATGACTATCGCCAAGGACGAGATTTTCGGGCCGGTGCTGGGCATCACACAGGTGGATTCGCTGGAGCAGTGCTACGACATCATCGCCGCCTCGCCCTTCGGGAATGCGGCCAGCGTCTTCACCTCCAGTGGCAAGGTGGCGAGGGAGTTCGCCTACCGTGTGGAGTGTGGG of Chloroflexota bacterium contains these proteins:
- a CDS encoding zinc-binding dehydrogenase → MKAVVYYERAGGAVEIRDVPIPTFGPDECLVKVRYCGVCGTELHLFHGQLNSLAHPPVILGHEWCGEVAEVGERVQGLRPGDRVVSETAAYTCGTCSFCRSGEYHLCPQRLGFGYGVDGAFTSYVRARAVLLHHVPEEVTDEAAAMCEPICVAYNALFEKSRIRPGDTVVIIGPGPVGLFALQLARLAGAGTVMVTGTSRDKGRLALAKQLGADFTVVVPDEDPVPLVRGVGDGMGAHLVVDCAGTGPAVQQAIDLVRRNGQITKIGFALTPLNLTLDEIVTRGITLQGSFSHNWRTWEAVLELLRLGRIQTEPMLSAILPITSWREAFEQLESQQAVKILLHPVD
- a CDS encoding CoA-acylating methylmalonate-semialdehyde dehydrogenase; its protein translation is MEPKVLKNYVGGEWVASEASDARDVVNPATAEVLARVPMSTAREACEAVDAAQEAFWAWRCTPPITRARYMFRLKALMEENFEKIAELNTLENGKTIDESRGEVRRAIENVDVACGIPSLMMGYNAEDIAEGIDSFALRQPLGVFVHLAPFNFPAMVPYWFIPYALATGNTFVLKPSSQTPMTQNLLARLLEETELPEGVFNLVNGSAEVAEALMSHPKVKGVTFVGSTPVGKHVYAFSAKYGKRAIVQGGAKNFLVVMPDADIPRTVAAILTSAFGCAGQRCLAGSVILAVGKAYDDLVPLLVEAASRLKVGYGLDQATQMGPVVSAAARDKVVGYIDVGVAEGARLLLDGRGVVVPGYEKGCFVGPTIFDRVTPEMTIAKDEIFGPVLGITQVDSLEQCYDIIAASPFGNAASVFTSSGKVAREFAYRVECGNIGVNIGIAAPIAFFPFGGMKDSFFGTLHGQGQDAIRFFTDEKVVLSRWF